A genomic region of Bernardetia sp. ABR2-2B contains the following coding sequences:
- the thpR gene encoding RNA 2',3'-cyclic phosphodiesterase — protein MTTPLKKKSRLFIAIPLPQFLKEALQECQEWLSSYPEMKEIKNWIEPSKMHITLHFLGDISHQRISQIQEIVNQTAKEFPLTLTMKDIGTFEKNGLPYVLWVGINKNETLSNLYQEIAKKLEEIDVEVENTSAENYNPHVTLAYLRTDNEVKKAIKKRLKKILVGEIGVWDSNQIELISSTQTREGSVYKVIS, from the coding sequence TTGACAACTCCTCTTAAAAAAAAATCCCGTTTATTTATTGCTATTCCTCTCCCTCAATTTTTAAAAGAAGCCTTACAAGAATGCCAAGAGTGGCTTTCTTCTTATCCAGAAATGAAGGAAATAAAAAATTGGATAGAACCTTCTAAAATGCATATTACGCTGCACTTTTTGGGTGATATTTCTCATCAAAGAATTTCTCAAATACAGGAAATTGTTAATCAGACAGCAAAAGAGTTTCCCCTTACACTTACGATGAAAGACATAGGAACATTTGAAAAAAATGGTCTTCCTTACGTGCTTTGGGTAGGAATCAATAAAAATGAAACGTTATCCAATCTATATCAAGAAATAGCCAAAAAGCTAGAAGAAATAGACGTAGAAGTTGAGAATACAAGTGCAGAAAATTATAATCCACATGTTACTTTAGCTTATCTCCGTACGGATAATGAAGTTAAAAAGGCTATCAAAAAACGCCTCAAAAAAATATTAGTGGGAGAAATTGGTGTTTGGGATAGCAATCAAATAGAACTCATCAGTAGTACACAAACTAGAGAGGGTTCGGTTTACAAAGTTATTAGCTAG
- a CDS encoding GDSL-type esterase/lipase family protein, with protein MMKIKKRVIWFLIIILSIPTLAFCQDDLQEKTKNLEDSIRLMLYKERPYFEVVNYGANRIQMKDSSSLDYFFEKLYALQTQKKEEKKQVKILHMGDSHIQADFFTGKVRRLFQEDKRFGDAGRGFTFPYSAAKTNNPFDYKTRYTGSWTSQKMVSNKDQSQWGISGINVETTNPKSTITLEPIEYNERKPSKIEKVRIYYPILNEELFEAVIIAPTNEIKSQKMHLDGYLEVIFSVPQTSISIGLDKTDDIQTHFILQGVSLETNDGGILYHAVGINGAETRHYLRCEDFETQLRSVQPDLVVISLGTNDAYPSRFDDTAFKGNLIKIIEQVRNINPNTSILLTSPNDTYRYKKYANYNTQKAEERLQELMREKSVALWNFYQIMGGFKSIIDWHKVGLGQYDKIHLSQTGYNLQGDLFYEAINEQYQKWIDKNRPK; from the coding sequence ATGATGAAGATAAAAAAACGAGTTATTTGGTTTTTGATAATTATACTTTCAATTCCCACATTGGCATTTTGTCAAGATGATTTACAAGAAAAAACAAAAAATTTAGAAGATTCGATTCGCTTGATGCTTTATAAAGAACGCCCTTATTTTGAAGTGGTTAATTATGGGGCAAACCGAATTCAGATGAAAGATAGCTCTTCCTTAGATTATTTCTTTGAAAAACTTTACGCACTTCAAACTCAAAAAAAAGAAGAAAAAAAACAAGTGAAAATTCTTCACATGGGAGATTCTCACATTCAAGCTGATTTTTTTACAGGGAAAGTAAGACGATTATTTCAAGAAGATAAACGTTTTGGAGATGCAGGACGTGGATTTACGTTTCCTTATTCAGCAGCCAAAACAAACAACCCATTTGATTACAAAACTCGTTATACAGGAAGTTGGACAAGTCAAAAGATGGTTAGTAACAAAGACCAATCTCAATGGGGAATCTCTGGAATAAATGTAGAAACAACCAACCCAAAATCTACAATAACACTAGAACCAATAGAATACAACGAACGTAAGCCATCAAAAATAGAAAAAGTAAGAATTTATTATCCAATATTAAATGAAGAGCTTTTTGAGGCTGTCATTATCGCACCGACAAATGAAATAAAGTCTCAAAAAATGCACCTAGACGGTTATTTGGAAGTCATTTTTTCTGTTCCTCAAACTTCCATAAGTATCGGATTAGATAAAACAGATGATATTCAAACGCATTTTATTCTGCAAGGAGTATCTCTTGAAACCAATGATGGAGGAATTTTGTATCACGCTGTTGGAATAAATGGAGCAGAGACAAGACATTATTTGCGCTGTGAAGATTTCGAAACACAACTTAGAAGTGTTCAACCTGATTTGGTAGTTATTTCTTTGGGAACAAATGATGCTTATCCAAGCCGTTTTGATGATACTGCTTTCAAAGGAAACTTAATAAAAATAATAGAACAAGTCAGAAATATTAATCCGAATACTTCTATTCTGCTTACTTCGCCAAACGATACCTATCGTTATAAAAAGTATGCAAATTATAACACACAAAAAGCAGAAGAGCGTTTACAAGAACTGATGAGAGAAAAAAGCGTAGCTCTTTGGAATTTTTATCAGATAATGGGAGGTTTCAAATCCATTATTGATTGGCACAAAGTAGGGTTAGGACAATACGACAAAATACACCTCTCACAAACAGGTTATAATTTGCAAGGCGATTTGTTTTATGAAGCCATCAATGAGCAATATCAAAAGTGGATAGATAAAAACAGACCAAAATAG
- a CDS encoding head GIN domain-containing protein encodes MKTLNHKLTTFLFSFLFLFAFSFSTVSAQETRSVGSFDAISSAGSFDIQIVKSSKNEVKIEGADAKLLEKLETEVEGNRLKIGIKKGNSWKSYGSGKVTITVYHTEKIEKLSMAGSGSMEWDGSLHSSDLEIKIAGSGKVCGRIAVSDLEVSIAGSGKACLKGAATTQEIKIAGSGDYQAEDLKTQDTEIKISGSGDAEIYVTKTLEAKISGSGDVRYKTGGNELERQIVKVSGSGKVRKG; translated from the coding sequence ATGAAAACTCTCAATCACAAGCTAACTACGTTTTTATTTTCTTTCTTATTTCTTTTTGCTTTTTCATTCTCTACAGTTTCTGCTCAAGAAACACGAAGTGTAGGAAGCTTTGATGCTATTTCATCAGCAGGAAGTTTTGATATTCAAATTGTAAAATCTTCTAAAAATGAAGTCAAAATTGAAGGTGCAGATGCTAAACTCTTAGAAAAACTAGAAACAGAAGTAGAAGGAAATCGCCTAAAAATAGGCATCAAAAAAGGAAATAGCTGGAAATCTTATGGTTCTGGTAAAGTAACAATTACGGTTTATCATACCGAAAAAATAGAAAAACTATCAATGGCTGGTTCGGGTTCAATGGAATGGGACGGCTCACTTCATAGCTCTGATTTAGAAATAAAGATTGCAGGTTCTGGAAAAGTCTGTGGAAGAATTGCAGTTTCTGATTTAGAAGTAAGTATTGCAGGTTCTGGAAAAGCTTGTCTGAAAGGAGCAGCAACAACACAAGAAATAAAAATTGCAGGTTCAGGAGACTATCAAGCAGAAGACCTTAAAACACAAGATACAGAAATCAAAATTTCGGGTTCTGGAGATGCAGAAATCTATGTTACCAAAACATTAGAAGCAAAAATTTCAGGCTCTGGAGATGTTCGTTATAAAACAGGAGGAAATGAGCTAGAAAGACAAATTGTAAAAGTAAGTGGCTCTGGAAAAGTTCGCAAAGGATAA
- a CDS encoding glycosyltransferase family 39 protein, with protein sequence MSIKNWFLLSFFALLKLQTPFLLSKEYGFHRDELLYLALGRHLDFGFLEVPPMIALFASLIQNTIGESLWAIHLISGLAGMALVILTGMIAHQMGGKTFAILFSGFIVIFSPAFLRIHTLFQPVGWDVLGWTWLIYFWIRHIKTQKGRYLGGMGAVAGIFFLNKYSIIFCVIAILIATLFSKERQWFLNKKLWLGVGIGLLIVLPNLIWQAFHNFPVFHHMEELNVTQLKNVNPLDFVIDQFLMHLPITWVWILGFTGFLKSKTLQPFRMVTVFFLVVILMLFFLHGKSYYTLGVFPVMLAAGAVAIERLTQNRTFLRVPAVVFPIMLILPLLPFSIPVLSPEKLTKYAATFTEKTGVESFNRWEDGKIHPIPQDFADMLGWKEIATLTAKAYYEIPQEERKNTIIFAENYGQAGAIDFYGKEKEFNLPKAYSFSSSYLLWTPEKANPKNLVYVNDELSDKLKQAFESYKLIGELTEKHAREKGTQIWLLENANKKFSQIYQQSNSKEKAFLNE encoded by the coding sequence ATGTCAATCAAAAACTGGTTTTTACTTTCTTTTTTTGCACTTCTCAAACTACAAACTCCTTTCTTATTAAGTAAAGAATATGGTTTTCATAGAGATGAGTTACTTTATCTTGCCTTGGGCAGACATTTAGATTTTGGTTTTTTAGAAGTTCCTCCCATGATTGCGCTTTTTGCTTCACTTATTCAAAATACAATTGGAGAATCTCTTTGGGCTATTCATCTGATTTCTGGTTTGGCTGGAATGGCTTTAGTAATTTTGACAGGAATGATAGCACATCAGATGGGAGGAAAAACATTTGCTATCCTTTTCTCTGGTTTTATTGTCATTTTCTCTCCTGCTTTTTTGCGTATCCATACGCTATTTCAGCCTGTTGGTTGGGATGTTTTGGGTTGGACGTGGTTGATTTATTTTTGGATTCGTCATATCAAAACTCAAAAAGGACGCTATTTGGGTGGAATGGGAGCAGTTGCAGGAATTTTCTTTTTGAATAAATACAGTATTATTTTTTGTGTCATTGCTATTCTGATAGCAACTTTATTTTCTAAGGAAAGACAATGGTTTTTGAATAAAAAACTGTGGTTAGGTGTAGGAATTGGGCTTTTGATTGTTCTTCCGAATCTAATTTGGCAAGCCTTTCATAATTTTCCTGTTTTTCATCATATGGAAGAGCTTAATGTTACACAACTCAAAAATGTAAATCCGTTAGACTTTGTTATTGACCAATTTTTGATGCACCTTCCTATTACTTGGGTTTGGATTTTGGGTTTTACGGGTTTTTTAAAAAGCAAAACACTTCAACCTTTTAGAATGGTAACTGTCTTTTTTTTAGTCGTTATCTTGATGCTTTTCTTTCTGCACGGCAAAAGTTATTATACACTAGGTGTTTTTCCTGTCATGTTGGCTGCTGGGGCAGTTGCGATTGAACGTCTTACGCAAAACCGTACTTTCTTACGTGTTCCTGCTGTTGTATTTCCGATAATGCTTATTTTACCTTTACTTCCTTTTAGTATTCCTGTTTTGAGTCCTGAAAAACTCACAAAATATGCTGCTACTTTTACAGAAAAAACAGGCGTAGAATCTTTCAATCGTTGGGAAGATGGCAAAATACATCCTATTCCACAAGATTTTGCTGATATGTTGGGGTGGAAAGAAATAGCTACTCTGACAGCAAAAGCATATTATGAAATTCCTCAAGAAGAGCGAAAAAACACTATTATTTTTGCTGAAAATTACGGACAAGCTGGGGCAATTGATTTTTATGGAAAAGAAAAAGAATTTAATCTGCCAAAAGCATATAGTTTTTCAAGTAGCTATTTACTTTGGACTCCTGAAAAAGCAAATCCAAAAAACTTGGTTTATGTAAATGACGAACTTAGTGATAAATTAAAACAAGCTTTTGAAAGTTATAAACTCATAGGAGAATTGACAGAAAAACACGCAAGAGAAAAAGGAACACAAATTTGGTTATTAGAAAATGCTAATAAAAAGTTTAGCCAAATCTATCAACAAAGTAACTCAAAAGAAAAGGCTTTTTTAAACGAATGA
- a CDS encoding glycosyltransferase family 4 protein codes for MSFNIVHLSTPKTWRGGEQQIAYLATELNKKQENNAIKQTVLTPQNSPLSVFLKDYNKINTSSNIKVEDLKGNSKFGQAKFLANFCRRNQIDIIHFHDAHAHTIGILSAVFFQNKTKFILSRRVIFPIKNNFFSKYKYNHSSIKKVICVSNKVKEVAALNIKDKSKLVTVYSGIDLEKFEGTDKEKSVLRRDYNLQEDTILIGNVAALTPEKDYITFLETAKILISRLEKINKKVRFLLIGKEGSSEEEVKDWLTQNQEIKSYFILTGFRNDIPVILKELDIFLFTSQIEGLGTSVLDAFASKVPVVATAAGGIPESVMDNKTGLLSEIKDSVSLAENVEKVLFNEELRNRLINNANLHLQNFTKENTAKKTLEIYKNVVK; via the coding sequence ATGAGTTTTAATATTGTCCACCTTTCTACTCCAAAAACATGGCGAGGAGGCGAACAGCAGATTGCATATTTAGCTACAGAGCTAAACAAAAAACAAGAAAATAATGCTATAAAGCAAACCGTTTTGACACCTCAAAATTCTCCTTTGTCTGTTTTTTTGAAAGATTACAATAAAATAAATACATCTTCTAATATAAAAGTAGAAGATTTGAAGGGAAACTCAAAGTTTGGACAAGCAAAATTTTTGGCTAATTTTTGTAGAAGAAATCAAATAGATATTATTCATTTTCATGATGCTCATGCTCATACAATTGGTATTTTGTCGGCTGTTTTTTTTCAGAATAAAACTAAATTTATTTTAAGCAGAAGAGTAATTTTTCCTATCAAAAACAACTTTTTCTCTAAATATAAATACAATCATTCTTCTATCAAAAAAGTAATCTGTGTTTCGAATAAAGTAAAAGAAGTGGCTGCATTGAATATAAAAGATAAATCTAAACTGGTTACGGTATATAGTGGAATTGATTTAGAGAAATTTGAAGGTACAGACAAAGAAAAATCTGTTTTGAGAAGAGATTATAATCTACAAGAAGATACTATTTTGATAGGAAATGTAGCAGCTCTTACACCTGAAAAAGATTATATTACTTTCTTGGAAACAGCCAAAATTCTGATTTCTAGGCTAGAAAAAATAAATAAAAAGGTGCGATTTCTTTTGATTGGAAAAGAAGGAAGTTCAGAAGAAGAGGTTAAAGATTGGCTTACTCAAAATCAAGAAATTAAAAGTTATTTTATCCTCACAGGTTTCAGAAATGATATTCCTGTTATCTTGAAAGAACTGGACATTTTTCTTTTTACAAGTCAGATAGAAGGATTGGGTACAAGCGTGTTAGATGCTTTTGCTAGTAAAGTTCCTGTTGTGGCAACGGCAGCAGGAGGGATTCCAGAATCAGTAATGGATAATAAAACAGGTTTACTCTCAGAGATAAAAGATTCAGTTTCTCTAGCTGAAAATGTAGAAAAAGTATTGTTTAATGAAGAGTTGAGAAACAGATTAATAAATAATGCTAATCTACACCTACAAAACTTTACAAAAGAAAATACAGCCAAGAAAACACTAGAAATTTATAAGAATGTAGTAAAATAA
- a CDS encoding RidA family protein, with translation MSRIVFTENAPAPIGPYSQAVWNGNTLFVSGQIAMDAKSGKITGQNGESIEEETHKVMHNMKQILEAAGLSFSDVIKCGIFVKDMNDFQAINGAYGEYFEENPPARETVEVSRLPKDVRVEISCVAAKE, from the coding sequence ATGTCAAGAATAGTATTTACAGAAAATGCTCCTGCTCCCATAGGACCTTATAGTCAAGCTGTTTGGAATGGAAACACACTTTTTGTTTCTGGGCAAATTGCCATGGATGCCAAAAGTGGAAAAATCACAGGACAAAACGGTGAAAGTATAGAAGAAGAAACACACAAAGTAATGCACAACATGAAACAGATTTTAGAGGCTGCTGGATTATCTTTTTCTGATGTGATAAAATGTGGAATTTTTGTAAAAGATATGAATGATTTTCAAGCTATCAATGGAGCGTACGGAGAGTATTTTGAGGAAAATCCTCCTGCTAGAGAAACTGTCGAAGTATCTCGTTTGCCAAAAGACGTACGTGTAGAGATTTCTTGTGTGGCTGCAAAGGAATAA
- a CDS encoding acetyl-CoA C-acyltransferase has translation MTIKEVYLVSTVRTPIGSFNGSLAAVAATQLGATAIKGALEKINLDPKEVEEVYMGNVISANLGQAPARQAAVLAGLPYSVQCTTVNKVCASGMKSIMFAAQSIMLGHSDVVVAGGMESMSNIPFYLDKARFGGYGYGHGTLIDGLMRDGLADAYDNSAMGVSADKTAEKYKFTREAQDAYAIESYTRSKNATEAGKFKDEIVPVEIPQRRGDAVIVNEDEEYKKVKFEKIPNLRAVFTPNGTVTAANASTINDGASAAILMSGEKVKELGLTPIARIVDFADAEQEPQWFTTAPTIAAPKALKRAGLTKNDIDFFEVNEAFSAVTMAFNKELDIDPKNVNVNGGAVSLGHPLGCSGSRIVTTLTNVLSQNNGKYGLAAICNGGGGASALIIENLKK, from the coding sequence ATGACAATCAAAGAAGTTTACTTAGTCTCAACAGTTCGTACTCCTATTGGTAGTTTTAATGGTTCTTTGGCAGCCGTTGCAGCTACACAGCTTGGCGCAACAGCCATAAAAGGAGCTTTAGAAAAAATCAACCTTGACCCTAAAGAAGTAGAAGAAGTATATATGGGTAACGTAATTTCAGCAAATCTTGGACAAGCTCCTGCTCGTCAGGCTGCTGTTTTGGCTGGTCTTCCATACTCAGTTCAATGTACGACAGTAAATAAAGTTTGTGCTTCGGGCATGAAATCTATTATGTTTGCAGCTCAAAGTATTATGTTAGGTCATTCTGATGTTGTTGTGGCTGGTGGAATGGAAAGTATGTCAAATATTCCTTTTTATTTAGATAAAGCTCGTTTTGGTGGGTATGGCTACGGACACGGAACACTTATCGATGGGCTGATGCGTGATGGCTTGGCTGATGCGTATGACAACTCTGCTATGGGTGTAAGTGCTGATAAAACAGCCGAAAAATATAAGTTTACTCGTGAGGCGCAAGATGCCTATGCTATAGAATCTTATACTCGCTCAAAAAATGCAACAGAGGCAGGTAAATTTAAAGACGAAATTGTACCAGTAGAAATTCCACAGCGCAGAGGGGATGCAGTAATTGTAAATGAGGATGAAGAGTACAAAAAAGTAAAATTTGAAAAAATCCCTAATCTAAGAGCTGTCTTTACACCAAACGGAACAGTTACGGCAGCAAATGCTTCTACAATCAATGATGGTGCTTCGGCAGCTATTTTGATGAGTGGAGAGAAAGTAAAAGAGTTAGGTCTTACTCCAATAGCTAGAATTGTAGATTTTGCAGATGCAGAACAAGAGCCACAATGGTTTACGACTGCACCAACAATTGCAGCACCAAAAGCCTTAAAACGTGCAGGTCTTACGAAAAATGACATTGACTTTTTTGAAGTGAATGAAGCATTTTCGGCTGTTACGATGGCATTTAACAAAGAACTAGATATTGACCCAAAAAACGTAAATGTAAATGGTGGTGCAGTTTCTCTTGGGCATCCACTTGGCTGCTCGGGTTCAAGAATCGTTACTACACTTACAAATGTTTTGAGCCAAAATAATGGAAAATACGGCTTGGCTGCTATCTGTAATGGTGGTGGTGGTGCTTCGGCTCTCATTATTGAAAACTTGAAGAAGTAA
- the gldJ gene encoding gliding motility lipoprotein GldJ, with amino-acid sequence MAKLSFQFSALFILALGLMLGGCNKKPPTSTSPGKKSTATGVAFGKKKPNGEEGGFKVEKFKGQPAGPNLVFIEGGRHILGSFEENVEMTASDNIENTVTIKSFYMDETEIANIHWLEYMHYLLQDSSQQAYEESLPDTTVWSAELAYNDPYVDHYLRYPGFRYFPVVGVSWKQASDYSLWRTSMVNNGLAMKSGKKDVKELAKNGERIPLESGVVLPGYRLPTEAEWEYAAKGLIGTQYLDEAQDYARLYPWDGHSLRNPYGKQMGQFLANFKRGRGDYAGIAGALNDGAMITTWIYSYPPNDFGLYNMAGNVNEWVWDIYRPGSFEDFGGEPNADLNPIRRNDFLDKSEDYDFANFETLINNHVRVYKGGSWKDVAYWLSPGTRRYIEEDSSTSHIGFRCAMIRADSDN; translated from the coding sequence ATGGCAAAATTGAGTTTTCAGTTCAGCGCATTATTCATCCTAGCTTTAGGATTAATGCTAGGAGGTTGTAACAAAAAACCACCAACAAGTACCTCTCCAGGTAAAAAAAGTACAGCTACAGGAGTAGCCTTTGGTAAGAAAAAACCAAATGGTGAAGAAGGTGGCTTCAAAGTAGAAAAATTTAAAGGACAACCTGCAGGGCCGAACCTTGTATTTATTGAAGGTGGTCGCCATATCTTAGGTTCTTTCGAAGAGAATGTAGAAATGACTGCTTCTGATAACATTGAAAATACAGTTACTATTAAGTCCTTTTATATGGACGAAACAGAAATTGCAAATATTCACTGGTTGGAATATATGCATTATTTATTACAAGATTCTTCTCAACAAGCTTATGAAGAGTCATTGCCAGATACAACAGTTTGGTCTGCTGAGTTAGCTTACAATGATCCTTATGTTGATCATTATTTGCGTTACCCAGGTTTCCGTTATTTCCCAGTTGTGGGCGTTTCTTGGAAACAAGCAAGTGATTATTCACTTTGGCGTACAAGTATGGTAAACAATGGTTTAGCAATGAAGAGTGGCAAGAAAGACGTAAAGGAATTAGCTAAAAACGGAGAACGTATTCCATTAGAATCAGGTGTAGTTTTACCTGGATACCGTCTTCCAACAGAGGCAGAGTGGGAATATGCAGCAAAAGGCTTAATCGGAACGCAGTATTTGGATGAAGCACAAGATTATGCTCGTCTTTATCCTTGGGACGGTCATTCACTTCGTAATCCTTACGGAAAACAAATGGGACAGTTCTTGGCTAACTTCAAACGTGGTCGTGGTGATTATGCAGGTATTGCAGGTGCATTGAATGATGGTGCAATGATTACGACTTGGATTTACTCATATCCACCAAATGATTTTGGTCTTTATAATATGGCAGGAAACGTAAATGAGTGGGTTTGGGATATTTATCGTCCAGGTTCATTTGAAGATTTCGGAGGAGAGCCAAACGCAGATTTAAACCCTATTCGTCGTAATGACTTCTTAGATAAATCTGAGGATTATGATTTTGCAAACTTCGAAACACTTATCAATAATCATGTTCGTGTTTATAAAGGTGGTTCTTGGAAAGATGTAGCTTATTGGTTATCTCCAGGTACTCGTCGTTATATTGAAGAAGATTCTTCTACTTCTCATATTGGTTTCCGTTGTGCGATGATTCGTGCTGATAGCGATAACTAA
- a CDS encoding DUF2490 domain-containing protein — MAQSTYQIGVLPSFTLTKKLKNPKWKISLNTQARFSYYTGEFSSSDVFQKDFDYVLTDVSILVNRKVSLNTSLTVGYLTRFRNNENHNRLFQQFITTQKYNSLGIAHRFSTDQTFRPNQKTEFRGRYRLAFDRPLKGNKLNPKEFYLKLNNEYLIALQNQEWSNEIRLIPFLGYAFTDKNKLEIGVDYRISSLGDAFLRSNFWVALNYYWSF; from the coding sequence TTGGCACAATCTACTTACCAAATTGGAGTTCTTCCTTCTTTTACACTTACAAAAAAGCTGAAAAATCCAAAATGGAAGATAAGTTTGAATACACAGGCTCGTTTTTCTTATTACACAGGCGAGTTTTCTAGTTCTGATGTTTTTCAAAAAGATTTTGATTATGTTTTGACGGATGTCTCTATTCTAGTAAATAGAAAAGTAAGTTTGAATACTTCACTAACAGTAGGGTACTTGACTAGATTTAGAAATAATGAAAATCATAATCGATTGTTCCAGCAATTTATCACAACTCAAAAATATAATTCTTTAGGTATAGCACACCGTTTTTCTACTGACCAAACTTTCAGACCTAATCAAAAAACAGAATTTAGGGGACGTTATCGTTTAGCTTTTGATAGACCTTTAAAGGGAAATAAACTGAATCCGAAAGAATTTTATCTCAAACTAAATAATGAATATCTAATTGCTTTACAAAACCAAGAATGGAGCAATGAAATCAGATTAATTCCCTTTTTAGGATATGCCTTTACAGATAAAAATAAATTAGAAATAGGAGTTGATTATCGTATCAGCTCATTAGGAGATGCGTTTTTGAGAAGTAACTTTTGGGTAGCCCTAAATTATTATTGGAGTTTTTAA
- a CDS encoding lysozyme, translating to MRYVSIVTLSIFVLFITSFNSSYNSPVVQPTISFEDDENDETTVDEVRTHYTWDSLITRIKSREGLMLEPYNCPAGYRTIGYGHLITERDSALLGGITEKQADSLLRKDLNYSKKWVKKNLKLKGTKLIAITNFCFAFGTSKLYRSTLYKRIQNKEEIDKEILRWVNINGSPNSNLQEEREFELWLYTANDKKSNSITNLSQNIVLKSESQMN from the coding sequence ATGAGATATGTTTCAATAGTTACTTTGTCAATTTTTGTTTTATTCATTACATCGTTTAATTCTTCTTATAACTCGCCAGTCGTTCAACCGACCATCAGTTTTGAAGATGATGAAAATGATGAAACCACAGTAGATGAAGTAAGAACCCATTACACATGGGATAGTCTTATCACTCGCATAAAAAGCAGAGAAGGACTAATGTTAGAGCCTTATAATTGTCCAGCAGGTTATCGTACTATCGGTTATGGTCATTTGATTACCGAAAGAGATAGCGCACTTTTAGGAGGCATCACCGAAAAACAAGCAGATTCTTTATTGCGTAAGGATTTGAATTACTCTAAAAAATGGGTAAAGAAAAACCTAAAACTTAAAGGAACAAAATTAATAGCAATTACTAATTTTTGTTTTGCTTTCGGAACTTCCAAACTTTATCGTAGTACGTTGTATAAAAGAATACAAAATAAGGAAGAGATAGACAAGGAAATTTTGCGTTGGGTCAATATCAATGGCTCACCAAATTCTAACTTACAAGAAGAGCGTGAATTTGAATTATGGCTTTATACAGCTAATGATAAGAAATCAAATTCAATAACAAATTTGAGTCAAAATATTGTTTTAAAATCTGAAAGTCAGATGAACTAA